The genomic segment ttTCAAGGTTATGAGATAGATTTCCGACTCGATACattcatgaaaatattattttttgagtaggtctcttgtgagacggtcttacaaatctttatctgtgagacggatcaaccatactgatattcacaataaaaagtaataatcttagtataaaaagtaggcaaaaacttatgtgagacggtctcggggtcatattttgtgagacagatattttatttgggtcatgcatgaaaaaatattactttttatactaagagtattaatttttattgtgaatatcggtatggttgacacgtctcacagataaagattcgtgagaccgtcttaaaGAGACCTGCTCTAAGAAGTAatctttttcatggatgacccaaataagagacctgtcccataaaatacgacctgtgagaccgtctcacacaagtttttgccttattttttacattcaaagtattattttcagtaaaaaattatatttttgttagttatgaaaaaatattgtacaatatatactgatttgagcgAAAATATTCGACCGATTAAAttaaagtattactttttatgtccaAAATATTAGTTTCActgcaaaattattatttttttattagttaTGTTGTGAAAAAATATCGtgtgatatatgttgatttaaatgaaaaatatttatttttatatcaaaatattacttttcactACATGTATGATATGCTCGACTCCTCTCACAGATGTAGATCCGTGAGACGGAATATACTCTTCTTTCCAATCTTAAAAACTTTATTactaaaatatttcatttttaaggTAGgttatatcaatatatcataaaaaatttttatatacatatatatgtattcaTGAATTAGTTTTACAAATGTTTTTCACAAGTCCAAAATCCATGCttgaaaacaaataatatatataatgagATCCCACCACTATAAATAACTATCAAGGAACATATAAAAAAACAATCCACCTTTACAAATCTAAactccaaaaatattttaacatgtaTTTTCTACTCCTAGTGCTGTCTTTTTCGATCATCTTTCTGTTCAATCTCTTTAAACCGAAAAATCCCAAGAAAACTGGCGGCCTCCCACCGGGTCCGAAAGGGCTTCCGTTGATCGGGAACCTTCACGAATTCGACCCGGTGCACCCCCATGTCTACTTCCACGAACTCGCGAAAAAGTATGGCCCTCTCATGCTGATGAAATTTGGTTTCCGACACGCGATCGTGATTTCTTCTGCAAAAGTAGCCAAAACAGCTTTAAAAAATAATGACCTAGCACTTGCAGGCAGGCCAACACTCATTGCCTTCCAAAGATTTTCTTACAATGGCAAGGATATTGCTTTCTCTAGTTACAACGAAACTTGGAGGGAAATGAGGAAGCTGAGCGTGATTCATCTGTTTAGTGTGAAACAGGTGGTCTCGTTTCTTCCTATTCGAAAAGCCGAAGTTTCTCGCATGATCAAAGATATGATCAAGAAATCCGATTCGTCTGAGCTGATAAACTTGAGCCAGGCTGCGTTTTTTCTAGCTAATAGCATCATATGTCTGGCCGGATTCGGGAAAGAACTAGATGGAGAGGCTAAAAGAAGGTTCGATGCAGTTTTTAAAGAAGCTCAAGAACTATCAGTAGCTTTCTTTTTTGGTGATTTTTTCCCTTTACTAGGTTGGATCGATAAATTAACTGGGACGAGTTCGAGACTCGACAAGAATTGTAGGGATTTGGATGTTTTTTTCCAAGAACTTATAGACGATCATCTTGATCCAAATCGGCCTGAATCAATGAAAGGGGACATTCTTGATTTGATGATTAAGTTGAAACAAGACCAAGCCTCCGCAGTTTCTGTTGAATGGGAAAATATCAAGGGCATTCTCATGGTATGACTCTCAATTCTAGCTTTACATTACCAACGACTTATTTTCTAGAATTGTCTCGTTCCTCGCGAAAACAAAGATCAAATTTCTACGACTTACAGTATGAGAAACGAAAATATGGGAAACACATATACAATTTctactgttatatgcttttgattACTGAGTAGTCGGTTCCCTTATCACGTTTCATTCTatatattatttcaaattaatttcCAACTGTTCAAATGATTGAAAAGTTTCCAAGATTCTTGATGGATTATTATCTGTATCAAACTTTTATTACAGAACGTATTCATTGCTGGAACCGATACAAGTGCATCGTTGATAGTTTGGGCCATGACGGCTCTCATCAAGAAACCCCAAGTGATGAAGAAAGCACGAGAAGAAGTCCGAAATATAGTAGGAGCCAAAGGTGTCGTAGATGAAGATGATATCCAAAATCTCCCTTATCTGAAAGCAATCATCAAAGAAGCACTAAGATTGTTTCCTCCAACTCCACTCTCCGTCCCAAGAGAAACCATAGAAAAGTGCACGATAGATGGGTATGAAATCCCTGCAAAAACCACGGTTTATGTGAACCTTCATGCCATTGGTTTAGATCCCGAATATTGGGAAAACCCTACTGAATTTAATCCCGATCGGTTCTTGAATAGTACAATCGACTACAAAGGGCAGGATTTTGGGTTGCTCCCTTTCGGATCGGGTAGAAGAGGTTGCCCTGGGATGAATTTCGGTATCACAACTGTGGAGCTTGCGCTTGCCAATCTTCTCTACTCATTTGACTGGGAGTTGCCCCATGGAATGAAGGAAGAAGATGTTGACATGGAAGAGGCTGCAGGACTTGCAAGTCACAAGAAAAATGATCTTTGCCTTGTGGGCAAATGCTATATATGAATATAATTAGTAaattatatatagatatatacatcgtgtaataaaataacatgAACTTTTGTAGCAAATGAGCCATTTATATCTTCATCATTTCTTGATACTTAAATATTAGTTATGTCCTCTCAGCCTATCTATTCCTTCCTACCACTTAATACAATTTCAGGACTCGCAATTGAGCCTCTAAATCACCATTCCTTTgctaaaaaaataatgaaaaaagttaaaaattagTAAGTTTACCTACTTTTGATATGATACTCTGACGTGACTTTAGATATTGTTGA from the Primulina tabacum isolate GXHZ01 chromosome 8, ASM2559414v2, whole genome shotgun sequence genome contains:
- the LOC142553995 gene encoding strychnine-11-hydroxylase-like yields the protein MYFLLLVLSFSIIFLFNLFKPKNPKKTGGLPPGPKGLPLIGNLHEFDPVHPHVYFHELAKKYGPLMLMKFGFRHAIVISSAKVAKTALKNNDLALAGRPTLIAFQRFSYNGKDIAFSSYNETWREMRKLSVIHLFSVKQVVSFLPIRKAEVSRMIKDMIKKSDSSELINLSQAAFFLANSIICLAGFGKELDGEAKRRFDAVFKEAQELSVAFFFGDFFPLLGWIDKLTGTSSRLDKNCRDLDVFFQELIDDHLDPNRPESMKGDILDLMIKLKQDQASAVSVEWENIKGILMNVFIAGTDTSASLIVWAMTALIKKPQVMKKAREEVRNIVGAKGVVDEDDIQNLPYLKAIIKEALRLFPPTPLSVPRETIEKCTIDGYEIPAKTTVYVNLHAIGLDPEYWENPTEFNPDRFLNSTIDYKGQDFGLLPFGSGRRGCPGMNFGITTVELALANLLYSFDWELPHGMKEEDVDMEEAAGLASHKKNDLCLVGKCYI